One genomic window of Campylobacter fetus subsp. fetus includes the following:
- a CDS encoding chemotaxis response regulator CheY produces the protein MKLLVVDDSSTMRRIIKNTLQRLGHKDILEAEHGLEAWGLLEQNPDIGVLITDWNMPEMNGLELVKKVRAEQKYENMPIIMVTTEGGKAEVITALKAGVNNYIVKPFTPQVLKEKLEDVLN, from the coding sequence GTGAAGTTATTGGTTGTTGATGATAGCTCTACTATGAGAAGAATTATTAAAAATACTCTCCAGAGGCTTGGTCATAAAGATATATTAGAGGCTGAGCACGGGCTTGAAGCATGGGGTCTTTTGGAACAAAATCCAGATATAGGCGTTTTAATCACAGATTGGAATATGCCTGAAATGAATGGCTTGGAACTTGTAAAAAAAGTAAGGGCCGAACAAAAATACGAAAATATGCCTATTATAATGGTAACTACCGAAGGCGGTAAGGCTGAGGTTATTACGGCGTTAAAAGCCGGAGTTAATAACTATATAGTTAAGCCATTTACTCCGCAAGTACTTAAAGAAAAACTTGAAGA
- the pglE gene encoding UDP-N-acetylbacillosamine transaminase, protein MARVFLSPPFMGGNEEKYVKEVFKSNYIAPLGEYVNKFEDSIKNYSGAKSALALNSGTAGLHLALRVIGVKDADVVLASSFTFAASVNPIMYERCIPMFIDCDESWNLSPKLLKEAIKNAPKKPKALIVTHLYGQAAKMNEILEICKNEDIKVIEDAAEALGGFYEDKALGTLGDIGVYSFNGNKIITTSGGGMLISNDENLVAKARYLSTQAREPLLHYEHLDYGYNYRLSNVLGAIGFGQMEVLASRVKRKRKIFEIYKNLLEDCCEFMPEVANSRGNRWLTTLLFKEKNAHLKVIEALNKNDIESRPLWKPMHMQPVFKDTLRVVDGTSENYFNRGICLPSGADMSDDMIGKVAGIVRKSL, encoded by the coding sequence ATGGCACGTGTTTTTTTGAGCCCTCCATTTATGGGCGGTAATGAAGAAAAGTATGTTAAAGAAGTTTTTAAAAGCAATTATATAGCCCCTCTTGGCGAATATGTAAATAAATTTGAAGATAGTATAAAAAACTATAGCGGTGCTAAATCTGCTCTAGCGTTGAACTCTGGAACCGCAGGATTGCATTTGGCTCTTAGAGTTATAGGCGTTAAAGATGCGGATGTGGTTTTAGCTTCATCTTTTACGTTTGCGGCTAGCGTAAATCCTATAATGTATGAGAGATGCATTCCTATGTTTATAGACTGTGATGAGAGTTGGAATTTAAGCCCAAAACTGCTTAAAGAGGCGATAAAAAATGCACCTAAAAAACCGAAGGCTCTTATAGTAACTCATCTTTACGGACAAGCTGCAAAGATGAACGAGATACTTGAAATTTGTAAAAATGAAGATATAAAAGTTATCGAAGATGCTGCTGAGGCTCTTGGAGGATTTTATGAAGATAAAGCTCTTGGAACTTTAGGCGATATTGGAGTTTATAGTTTTAATGGCAATAAAATCATTACGACAAGCGGCGGGGGAATGCTGATTTCAAATGACGAAAATTTAGTCGCTAAAGCTAGATATCTAAGTACTCAAGCAAGAGAACCGCTTTTGCATTACGAGCATTTGGATTATGGATATAACTACAGACTTAGCAATGTTTTAGGCGCTATAGGCTTTGGTCAAATGGAAGTTTTGGCTAGCAGGGTAAAAAGAAAAAGAAAGATTTTTGAAATTTATAAAAATTTGTTAGAGGATTGTTGTGAGTTTATGCCTGAGGTCGCAAACTCAAGAGGAAATCGTTGGCTTACGACTTTGCTTTTCAAAGAGAAAAATGCGCATTTAAAAGTTATAGAAGCATTAAATAAAAATGATATAGAAAGCAGACCGCTTTGGAAACCTATGCATATGCAGCCTGTGTTTAAAGATACTTTAAGAGTTGTTGATGGAACTAGCGAAAATTATTTTAATAGAGGTATATGTTTGCCAAGCGGAGCTGATATGAGCGATGATATGATCGGCAAAGTAGCAGGTATAGTAAGGAAATCGCTTTGA
- the murD gene encoding UDP-N-acetylmuramoyl-L-alanine--D-glutamate ligase gives MRRSLFGYGKTTKAISKSGGWDIYDDSFKDDSLDEFGNRLLNPSKFKAQNSSLEIPSPGFPRNHDLVKSALNLISEYDYFINDTPKSIWISGTNGKTTTTKMTEWLLEDRGCVMGGNVGTPLADLLNLKAKVWVLETSSFTIHYTKFAKPDIYVLLPITPDHLSWHGSMEEYEKAKLKPLSMMREGSVAIIPKKYADISSCAKIIGYESEEDLASQFDIDLSNISFKTPFLIDALLALCVENIIFSKVSYELLNKFQIEAHKLEEFRDRLGRLWVDDTKATNIDAALQALKRYKNDKLHIILGGDDKGVSLDPLFDELRGMSATIYAIGSNAGKIVFLADKFGIKCINCEFLNKAVENINTVMKTDEIGLLSPACASLDQFKSYAERGDMFKKYVNSL, from the coding sequence ATGAGAAGATCACTATTTGGTTATGGGAAAACAACAAAAGCGATATCTAAAAGCGGCGGTTGGGATATTTATGATGATAGCTTTAAAGATGATAGTCTCGACGAGTTTGGCAATAGGCTTTTAAATCCTAGTAAATTTAAAGCTCAAAATAGCTCTTTAGAAATTCCAAGCCCCGGATTTCCGCGCAACCATGATCTAGTGAAATCGGCTTTAAATTTAATAAGCGAATATGATTATTTTATAAACGATACACCAAAATCAATCTGGATTAGCGGAACTAATGGTAAAACTACAACTACAAAGATGACCGAGTGGCTTTTAGAAGATAGAGGTTGCGTTATGGGCGGAAATGTCGGAACTCCGCTTGCTGATCTTTTAAATTTAAAAGCTAAAGTTTGGGTTTTAGAAACCAGCTCTTTTACTATTCATTATACTAAATTTGCAAAGCCCGATATCTATGTTTTGCTGCCTATAACTCCTGATCATTTAAGTTGGCACGGTTCTATGGAGGAGTATGAAAAAGCAAAACTTAAACCACTTAGTATGATGCGAGAAGGAAGCGTGGCTATTATTCCTAAAAAATACGCAGATATAAGCTCTTGTGCTAAAATCATAGGGTATGAAAGCGAAGAGGATTTAGCAAGTCAATTTGATATTGATTTAAGCAATATTTCGTTTAAAACCCCGTTTTTGATAGATGCTCTTTTGGCTTTGTGTGTTGAAAATATAATTTTTAGTAAAGTTAGCTATGAGCTTTTAAATAAATTTCAAATAGAAGCTCATAAGCTTGAGGAGTTTAGAGACAGATTGGGTAGGCTTTGGGTGGATGATACAAAAGCTACAAATATCGACGCGGCATTACAAGCTTTAAAACGTTATAAAAATGATAAACTTCATATAATTCTTGGTGGAGATGATAAAGGCGTGAGTTTAGATCCTTTATTTGATGAGCTAAGAGGTATGAGCGCTACTATTTATGCGATCGGTTCAAATGCAGGTAAAATAGTCTTCTTAGCAGATAAATTTGGTATTAAATGTATAAATTGTGAGTTTTTGAACAAAGCCGTAGAAAACATAAATACCGTTATGAAAACAGATGAAATAGGGCTTTTAAGTCCGGCTTGCGCAAGCTTGGATCAGTTTAAAAGTTACGCTGAACGCGGAGATATGTTTAAAAAATATGTAAATTCCCTTTGA
- the mraY gene encoding phospho-N-acetylmuramoyl-pentapeptide-transferase — MFYYFYELFGINFFSYITVRAGISFFLAFVLTVYFMSKFILWAKAKNANQPIYELAPQNHKKKNKIPTMGGVVFVLCAIFATLFSAKLDNNFVLIGILVLASFSLLGYIDDRGKILGAKNHAGLHAKIKFILQWIIGIICACLLLFFTDLDSLFYIPFYKYSIFDMGYFIILFWALVIISASNAVNLTDGLDGLATVPSIFGLVTLGVFAYLMGNAVYSSYLLLPKFVGVGELLILVTALIGALLGFLWFNCYPAEVFMGDSGSLSVGAFIGYMGIVTKNEILLIVIGFVFVMETLSVILQVSSFKIRKKRIFLMAPIHHHFEIKGWSENKIIVRFWMIALLANLIALIALKLR; from the coding sequence GTGTTTTATTATTTTTATGAACTTTTTGGGATAAATTTCTTTAGTTATATCACTGTTAGAGCTGGTATTAGCTTCTTTTTGGCTTTTGTTTTGACTGTATATTTTATGTCTAAATTTATATTGTGGGCAAAGGCTAAAAATGCAAATCAGCCTATCTATGAATTAGCACCGCAAAATCATAAGAAAAAAAATAAAATACCGACAATGGGCGGCGTAGTATTCGTACTTTGTGCTATTTTTGCTACGCTTTTTAGTGCTAAATTAGATAATAATTTTGTTCTTATAGGAATTCTCGTACTTGCTAGCTTTAGTCTGCTTGGATATATTGATGATAGAGGTAAAATTTTGGGCGCAAAAAATCACGCCGGATTGCATGCTAAAATTAAGTTTATTTTGCAGTGGATTATAGGTATTATTTGTGCTTGTTTGCTGCTTTTTTTTACTGATTTAGACTCACTTTTTTATATTCCTTTTTATAAATATTCTATTTTTGATATGGGTTATTTCATAATTTTATTTTGGGCTCTTGTGATAATTTCAGCTTCAAATGCCGTAAATTTGACTGACGGTTTGGACGGTTTAGCGACTGTTCCTTCGATATTTGGACTTGTTACATTAGGTGTTTTTGCTTATTTGATGGGAAATGCAGTTTATAGTTCATATCTGCTTTTACCTAAATTTGTAGGAGTAGGCGAGTTACTGATTTTAGTTACTGCTCTTATAGGTGCTTTACTTGGATTTTTATGGTTTAATTGCTATCCTGCCGAAGTTTTTATGGGCGATAGCGGCAGTCTTAGCGTAGGCGCGTTTATAGGATATATGGGCATAGTAACTAAAAATGAGATTTTACTTATAGTAATAGGATTTGTTTTTGTGATGGAAACCTTATCTGTTATATTGCAAGTAAGTAGTTTTAAAATACGCAAAAAACGGATATTTTTAATGGCGCCAATTCATCATCATTTTGAGATAAAAGGGTGGAGTGAAAATAAGATTATTGTTAGATTTTGGATGATAGCTCTTTTGGCAAATTTAATAGCGTTAATTGCTTTAAAATTAAGGTAA
- a CDS encoding NAD(P)H-dependent oxidoreductase, with protein MKTLIILSHPDIENGVFNKKLRNEVLKNTSDVQIHELYKVYTGFDFDIKKEQKLLESYEKIIFQFPLYWYSCPSLLKKYFDDIFEHGWAYGSNADKLKGKIFGLCISAGGSKQDFDKSGEVGFSMEEILTPFKATAKFVGAKFINSFITFEVEPQMSEEKLKTRAKEYLEYLKK; from the coding sequence ATGAAAACTTTGATCATTTTATCGCACCCAGATATAGAAAACGGAGTTTTTAACAAAAAACTAAGAAACGAAGTTCTAAAAAACACCTCAGACGTACAAATACACGAACTTTACAAAGTCTATACAGGATTTGATTTCGATATAAAAAAAGAGCAAAAACTTTTAGAAAGCTATGAGAAAATTATTTTCCAATTTCCGCTATATTGGTACTCTTGTCCTTCTTTACTTAAAAAATACTTTGATGACATTTTTGAGCATGGTTGGGCATATGGAAGCAACGCAGATAAATTAAAAGGTAAAATTTTCGGGCTATGCATAAGCGCTGGCGGAAGCAAACAAGACTTTGATAAAAGCGGCGAAGTAGGATTTAGCATGGAAGAGATATTAACTCCTTTTAAAGCTACTGCTAAATTTGTCGGAGCTAAATTTATAAACTCTTTCATAACTTTTGAAGTAGAGCCTCAAATGAGTGAAGAAAAATTAAAAACTCGAGCAAAAGAGTATTTAGAATATCTTAAAAAATAG
- the fabG gene encoding 3-oxoacyl-ACP reductase FabG: MKFSGKNVLVTGASRGIGAEICKVLAGFGLKVWINYRSKPELVDSLKDEIEKSGGKAAVIKFDAANEDEFIEAINLIVQSDSELSYLVNNAGITNDKLAIRMKTEEFVSILDANLKSAFIGSKEALKVMSKKRFGAVVNVASIVGEMGNAGQTNYAASKGGMIAMSKSFAKEGAARNVRYNCVAPGFIQTDMTNVLSEEVKSNYIANIPLKRLGEAKEVANSVAFLLSDYSSYITGDVLKINGGLYM, encoded by the coding sequence ATGAAATTCAGCGGAAAAAACGTCTTAGTCACAGGAGCTAGTCGAGGCATCGGAGCAGAAATCTGTAAAGTCCTGGCGGGATTTGGCTTAAAAGTATGGATAAACTATAGAAGTAAGCCAGAACTTGTGGACTCATTGAAAGACGAGATAGAAAAAAGCGGAGGAAAGGCGGCTGTTATTAAATTTGATGCGGCAAATGAAGATGAATTTATAGAAGCTATAAATTTAATAGTTCAAAGCGACTCAGAGTTAAGCTATCTTGTAAATAACGCCGGTATTACAAACGATAAATTAGCAATTAGAATGAAAACAGAAGAGTTCGTGTCTATTTTAGACGCAAATTTAAAAAGCGCGTTTATAGGTAGTAAAGAAGCCCTAAAGGTAATGAGTAAAAAACGTTTTGGAGCAGTTGTAAATGTCGCTTCTATAGTTGGAGAAATGGGAAATGCAGGACAAACAAACTACGCCGCAAGCAAAGGCGGTATGATAGCCATGAGTAAATCATTTGCCAAAGAAGGAGCTGCTAGAAACGTACGTTATAACTGTGTAGCGCCTGGATTTATACAAACCGATATGACTAATGTGCTATCTGAAGAAGTAAAATCAAACTATATAGCAAATATACCTCTAAAAAGGCTAGGAGAAGCAAAAGAAGTCGCAAATAGCGTTGCTTTTTTGCTTAGTGATTACTCAAGCTATATTACCGGGGATGTTCTTAAGATTAATGGCGGTTTATATATGTAG
- the hisH gene encoding imidazole glycerol phosphate synthase subunit HisH, which yields MIGIIDYGAGNIKSVKNAFEYIGSKSELISFGDNLKKYDKLILPGVGAYGVAMQKLRANGLEDGILEFIKSGKPFLGICLGMQLLFERGFEFGEHKGLGVIKGDVIKFDESKFNKHLKVPHIGWNSCEFKKECSINRGLPKSSYLYFVHSYHAVCDDESVLAVTTYGYEFVSAVCKDNVFGFQPHPEKSHENGLKIIKNFVEL from the coding sequence TTGATAGGGATTATTGACTATGGTGCAGGAAATATAAAAAGTGTAAAAAATGCTTTTGAGTATATAGGTTCAAAAAGTGAATTGATTAGTTTTGGTGATAATTTAAAAAAATATGATAAACTTATACTTCCAGGAGTAGGAGCGTATGGAGTCGCTATGCAAAAACTAAGAGCAAATGGCTTGGAAGATGGTATTTTGGAGTTTATAAAAAGCGGTAAGCCGTTTCTTGGTATATGTCTTGGAATGCAGCTTTTATTTGAGCGAGGATTTGAGTTTGGTGAGCATAAAGGACTTGGAGTTATAAAAGGTGATGTTATTAAATTTGATGAGAGTAAATTTAATAAGCATCTAAAAGTTCCCCACATAGGGTGGAATAGCTGCGAATTTAAAAAAGAATGCAGTATAAACAGAGGTTTGCCAAAGAGTTCTTATCTCTATTTTGTGCATTCATATCACGCTGTTTGTGATGATGAGTCTGTTTTGGCTGTTACTACTTATGGATACGAGTTTGTGAGTGCAGTTTGTAAAGATAATGTTTTTGGATTTCAGCCTCATCCTGAAAAATCACATGAAAACGGGCTTAAGATTATAAAAAATTTTGTGGAGTTGTAA
- the pglF gene encoding UDP-N-acetylglucosamine 4,6-dehydratase (configuration-retaining): MILRATKNRRTIFFLIFDTIIFCLSIYFAFLLRFSGEIPEIFERGMIYGGIILVSSKLVLMWIFRLYKVPWRFFGLNEARKIFLVTILSAGIFYTIFISYDEFFNPFPRSVIIIDAILSALMVGSLRIVKRIFLDFKKSHNGEPCVIIGSTSKTLQVLKGLKSGYADYYATGIVDGRSDVVGTYCDGFLVGNKSELKNYVEDGVKTAIIALKLRPNELKELYDELDEIGFKDIKIFSLLDGKKEGITDISIEDLLARKPKDLDSKVVEKFIGGKVVMVTGAGGTIGSEICKQCLKYGCKNLIMVEHSEYNLYQINEATKSDMRNKLVMLNIMHLKEFEEIFAKFKPDIVIHAAAYKHVPLCEFNPISAVQNNILGTKNVVDLSKKYGTKRVVLISTDKAVRPTNIMGTTKRVCELYALNSNESGKTEIVAVRFGNVLGSSGSVIPKFKAQIAANEPLSVTHPDITRYFMLVSEACQLVLQAASIADGGELFVLNMGEPVKIADLAARMLKLSGKEELGIKFVGLRPGEKLYEELLIDPDDAATKFESIFVTKSGEYDLNLLNSQINKLINLEDETLIETELKNIVPEFHHSLNKD, encoded by the coding sequence TTGATATTAAGAGCTACAAAAAATAGGCGTACTATATTTTTTCTAATATTTGATACTATTATATTTTGTCTCAGTATATATTTTGCATTTTTGCTTAGATTTAGTGGAGAAATACCTGAGATATTTGAGCGAGGAATGATATATGGCGGAATTATTTTAGTATCGTCTAAATTAGTTTTAATGTGGATTTTTCGTCTTTATAAAGTTCCCTGGAGGTTTTTTGGACTAAATGAAGCTAGAAAAATATTTTTAGTTACTATACTATCTGCCGGAATATTTTATACTATTTTTATATCTTACGATGAGTTTTTTAACCCATTTCCAAGAAGCGTTATCATAATAGACGCTATTTTATCGGCTTTGATGGTTGGAAGTTTAAGAATAGTAAAACGTATATTTTTGGATTTTAAAAAATCACATAATGGCGAACCTTGTGTTATTATAGGAAGCACTAGTAAAACTTTGCAGGTATTAAAAGGATTAAAAAGCGGATATGCGGATTACTATGCTACTGGGATAGTAGATGGCAGAAGCGATGTGGTAGGAACTTATTGTGATGGATTTTTAGTAGGAAATAAAAGCGAATTAAAAAATTATGTAGAAGATGGCGTAAAAACCGCGATTATAGCTTTAAAACTGCGTCCAAATGAGCTTAAAGAGCTTTATGACGAGCTTGATGAGATAGGTTTTAAAGATATCAAGATATTCTCTTTGCTTGACGGAAAAAAAGAGGGTATTACCGATATTAGTATTGAGGATTTGCTTGCTAGAAAGCCAAAAGATTTAGATAGCAAGGTTGTTGAGAAGTTTATCGGCGGTAAGGTTGTTATGGTGACCGGAGCCGGTGGAACTATAGGAAGTGAAATTTGTAAGCAGTGTTTGAAATATGGCTGCAAAAATCTTATAATGGTTGAGCATAGCGAGTATAATCTATATCAGATAAACGAAGCTACGAAAAGTGATATGAGAAACAAGCTTGTAATGTTAAATATAATGCATTTAAAAGAGTTTGAAGAGATATTTGCTAAATTTAAGCCAGATATTGTTATACACGCAGCTGCGTATAAACATGTTCCGCTTTGTGAGTTTAATCCTATAAGTGCAGTTCAAAACAATATTTTAGGTACAAAAAACGTTGTCGATCTCTCAAAAAAATACGGAACAAAAAGAGTCGTGCTTATCTCTACCGATAAGGCAGTACGACCTACAAATATAATGGGAACGACAAAACGTGTTTGTGAGTTGTACGCTTTAAATTCAAATGAAAGCGGCAAAACCGAGATAGTGGCAGTTCGTTTTGGTAATGTTTTAGGTAGCAGCGGTAGCGTTATACCTAAATTTAAAGCTCAAATAGCGGCAAACGAGCCCCTAAGCGTAACTCATCCAGATATCACAAGATATTTTATGTTAGTTAGCGAAGCCTGTCAGCTTGTGCTACAAGCAGCGAGTATTGCCGATGGCGGTGAGCTTTTTGTTTTAAATATGGGAGAACCGGTTAAAATAGCAGACCTTGCGGCAAGAATGTTGAAATTAAGCGGTAAAGAGGAGCTCGGTATCAAATTTGTCGGACTTCGTCCCGGAGAAAAACTTTATGAAGAGCTACTCATAGATCCGGATGACGCGGCTACTAAATTTGAGAGTATTTTTGTGACAAAATCCGGAGAGTATGATCTAAATCTACTCAATTCGCAGATAAATAAACTTATAAATTTAGAAGATGAAACGTTAATAGAAACAGAGCTAAAAAATATAGTTCCAGAGTTTCATCATTCATTAAATAAGGATTAA
- the hisA gene encoding 1-(5-phosphoribosyl)-5-[(5-phosphoribosylamino)methylideneamino]imidazole-4-carboxamide isomerase, with translation MEIIPAIDLKQSKAVRLTKGDMQTAKIYSDKPWELAKEFEDLGAKWLHIVDLDGAFAGDAINLKTIEKIVSTTNLQVEVGGGIRTKERIKSYLNSGVSRIILGSIALKNPEFVKEVAKNYRVVVGIDAIDGFVAIEGWANVSKMQASNLAKLYADAGVEAIIATDISRDGMLNGVNVEFSASIAKASGIDTIASGGVKDINDIKCLKLNGNIAGVIVGKAYYEGKLDLKEAFKSNF, from the coding sequence ATGGAGATAATACCCGCTATTGATTTAAAACAGAGTAAAGCAGTAAGACTCACTAAAGGTGATATGCAAACTGCTAAGATCTACTCAGATAAACCTTGGGAATTAGCTAAAGAATTTGAAGATTTGGGTGCTAAATGGTTGCATATAGTTGATTTAGACGGCGCATTTGCCGGAGATGCTATAAATTTAAAAACTATTGAAAAGATAGTTTCTACTACAAATTTACAAGTAGAAGTAGGTGGCGGTATAAGGACAAAAGAGCGTATAAAAAGCTATTTGAATTCTGGAGTCAGCCGTATTATATTAGGTTCAATCGCTCTGAAAAATCCCGAATTTGTAAAAGAAGTAGCAAAAAATTATAGAGTAGTAGTAGGCATAGACGCTATAGATGGATTTGTAGCTATAGAAGGCTGGGCAAATGTAAGTAAGATGCAAGCCTCTAACCTTGCAAAACTATATGCAGATGCAGGAGTTGAAGCCATCATCGCTACTGATATAAGTAGAGACGGTATGCTTAATGGCGTAAATGTGGAATTTAGCGCTTCTATAGCAAAGGCTAGCGGTATCGATACTATAGCGAGCGGCGGCGTTAAAGATATAAATGATATAAAATGTTTAAAACTAAATGGTAATATTGCAGGAGTGATAGTAGGAAAAGCGTATTATGAGGGTAAATTAGATTTAAAAGAAGCTTTTAAGTCTAATTTTTAA
- the gpmI gene encoding 2,3-bisphosphoglycerate-independent phosphoglycerate mutase: protein MNKKCILVITDGIGYNKSSDFNAFAAAKKPTYDWLFKNAPMNYIKTSGLAVGLPDGQMGNSEVGHMTIGSGRILYQNLVKIDKAIDDGSLEKNEVLLNLIKKVKRVHIIGLYSDGGVHSHLKHFDVICNICKQNGKETFAHAITDGRDVSPTSGLGFIKELESKFKIASISGRFYAMDRDKRWERVNKAYQVISQNSNLQNITPTQYIQNSYNNKIFDEFIEPASFSDFGGIRSEDGIIFVNFRNDRAREICSALSIKDFNEFQRKNICENLITMTNYDDKFNFPIMFENEEIKDTLAEIIARNNLRQLHTAETEKYAHVTFFFNGGKEELVENEIRVLIPSPKVKTYDEKPQMSAYEVTQAVIKAINDGIDFIVVNYANGDMVGHTGDFDAAVKAVEAVDECLGLVIKAAKKEGYSYMQISDHGNCEAMQDKKGGVLTNHTTFDVFAFILADGVNKVNSGGLSNVAPTILKLMNINIPKVMDKPLI, encoded by the coding sequence ATGAATAAAAAATGCATATTAGTGATAACAGATGGTATAGGTTATAATAAAAGTAGTGATTTTAACGCATTTGCCGCGGCAAAAAAACCGACTTATGACTGGTTGTTTAAAAATGCACCTATGAACTATATAAAAACAAGCGGACTTGCCGTTGGACTTCCTGATGGACAGATGGGAAATAGCGAAGTTGGACATATGACGATAGGAAGTGGAAGAATACTATATCAAAATTTAGTTAAAATCGATAAAGCTATAGACGATGGAAGCTTAGAAAAAAATGAAGTTCTTCTAAATTTAATTAAAAAAGTAAAAAGAGTACATATCATCGGTCTTTATAGTGATGGAGGAGTTCATTCTCATCTTAAACATTTTGATGTTATATGCAATATCTGCAAGCAAAACGGTAAAGAGACTTTTGCTCACGCCATAACAGACGGAAGAGACGTTAGTCCCACTTCTGGACTAGGTTTTATAAAAGAATTAGAATCCAAGTTCAAAATCGCCTCTATAAGCGGTAGATTTTACGCTATGGATAGAGACAAACGCTGGGAAAGAGTAAATAAAGCGTATCAAGTTATCTCTCAAAACTCAAATTTGCAAAACATAACACCAACACAATATATACAAAACTCATATAATAATAAGATTTTTGATGAGTTTATAGAACCAGCTAGCTTTAGCGATTTTGGCGGTATCAGGTCTGAAGACGGTATAATATTTGTAAATTTTAGAAACGATAGAGCAAGAGAGATCTGCTCTGCTCTTAGTATAAAAGATTTTAACGAATTTCAAAGAAAAAATATCTGCGAAAATCTTATAACAATGACAAATTACGACGATAAATTTAACTTTCCTATAATGTTTGAAAATGAAGAGATAAAAGACACTTTAGCAGAAATTATAGCTAGAAATAATCTTCGTCAATTACACACCGCAGAAACTGAAAAATACGCACATGTTACATTCTTTTTTAACGGCGGAAAAGAAGAGCTAGTGGAAAATGAAATTCGTGTTTTAATCCCTAGTCCAAAAGTAAAAACATACGATGAAAAACCGCAAATGAGTGCATACGAAGTCACTCAAGCTGTCATAAAAGCGATAAACGACGGAATTGATTTTATAGTCGTAAATTACGCAAACGGCGATATGGTAGGACACACAGGCGATTTTGACGCTGCTGTTAAAGCAGTAGAAGCGGTAGACGAATGTTTAGGATTAGTTATAAAAGCGGCAAAAAAAGAGGGTTACTCTTATATGCAAATAAGCGATCATGGAAACTGTGAAGCTATGCAAGACAAAAAAGGTGGAGTTTTAACTAATCATACGACTTTTGACGTATTTGCATTCATATTAGCAGATGGGGTTAATAAAGTAAATTCAGGCGGACTTAGTAATGTAGCTCCAACTATTTTAAAACTTATGAACATAAATATTCCAAAAGTTATGGATAAACCGTTAATATAA
- a CDS encoding PDC sensor domain-containing protein, translated as MLIKEIQEFSDIRYKARAYLCYLFDRNIPNNLPGVNLSLVKDGFDKIAHEIEYFEAFYILDKNGVQIENNISLDSKKMIGKGDNRSNKAYYYRAVREKRCVLTDPYPSSLTNGLCVTASMPVYDDKDELKYIACMDISLVDILKLVHPSSVDGLFGKFSKLVYSIFSLALFIVAVVLFIHGIKGFVLKSFHDINISEVFESTIVLTLALAIFDLVKAIFEAEVLGRSNHDNNGGSKTMVRFIGSIIIALAIESLMLVFKFAITNPSGVVYAIYLIGGVAMLMVALSLYLWVLKRSSFDRDY; from the coding sequence ATGCTTATAAAAGAGATTCAAGAATTTAGCGATATAAGGTATAAAGCAAGAGCTTATTTGTGTTATCTTTTTGATAGGAATATACCAAATAACTTGCCTGGAGTTAATCTATCTTTGGTAAAAGACGGCTTTGATAAAATAGCTCATGAAATAGAGTATTTTGAAGCATTTTATATACTTGATAAAAACGGCGTTCAAATAGAAAACAATATAAGTTTAGACTCAAAAAAGATGATAGGAAAAGGCGATAACAGAAGTAATAAAGCATATTATTACAGAGCAGTTAGAGAAAAACGCTGCGTACTAACTGATCCATATCCTTCAAGCCTTACAAACGGACTTTGCGTGACCGCTTCTATGCCGGTTTATGACGATAAAGACGAGCTTAAATATATAGCTTGCATGGATATAAGCCTTGTTGATATCTTAAAACTTGTTCATCCAAGTTCCGTCGACGGATTATTCGGTAAATTTAGTAAATTAGTATATTCTATATTTTCACTTGCTTTATTTATAGTTGCCGTTGTACTTTTCATACACGGTATAAAAGGTTTTGTGCTAAAAAGTTTTCATGATATTAATATAAGCGAAGTATTTGAATCTACCATAGTTTTGACACTTGCTTTGGCTATATTTGATCTGGTGAAAGCTATATTTGAAGCCGAGGTTTTAGGTCGATCAAATCACGATAATAACGGTGGTAGCAAGACTATGGTGAGATTTATAGGAAGTATCATCATAGCACTTGCGATAGAGTCGTTAATGCTTGTTTTTAAATTTGCAATTACAAATCCTAGCGGAGTAGTATATGCTATATATTTAATAGGCGGTGTCGCCATGCTCATGGTAGCTTTAAGCCTATATCTTTGGGTGCTAAAAAGGAGCAGCTTTGATAGGGATTATTGA